One Acetobacter ghanensis DNA window includes the following coding sequences:
- the acs gene encoding acetate--CoA ligase codes for MVPCTAETGVSDRYLDQVQRAQRDPEAFWLSQARRLVWHQAPSHASRSDFGGDVRIAWYEDGQLNVAENCLDRHVLNQPDKTALIWEGQEDGQRVELTYRELHAQVCRLANTLRRLGVGKGDRVAIHLPMVAEGVISMLACARIGAIHVVLFGGFSAEGLAERLTDSGAVVVITADVARRGAKTIPSKITMDEALAACGAKCAVRHVLVVPVTGAEVPMQPGRDLSFAAEVAMEMPDCPAEVMDACDPLFLMYTSGSTGRPKGVVHGTGGYLVWASYTHEVVFGAQPTDVFWCTADTSWITGHTYVVYGPLCNGGTVLIYEGLPSWPQPGRWWDVIDRNNVTVFYTSPTVVRAAMREDADVVRSRSLASLRVLGTVGEPISPEAWQWFYDEVGRKCCPVVDTWWQTETGGVMITASAGQVRGKPGAAGLPLPGVEAVLVDAQSQQEVTGVGDGLLCMARSWPGQAMTLWQDHARFRQTYFTTCPGRYFSGDGARREGDGYFWITGRVDDVVNVSGHRIGTAEIEDAVATDAEVVESAAVGVPHDLKGQGLVVFVVPRMEGSLDPAAVRRAIADGVGRYAVPEQIYVVRDLPKTRSGKIVRRLLRKIASHDLSNLGDLSTLSDPDIVEEIIAQVAGQES; via the coding sequence ATTGTTCCCTGCACGGCGGAGACGGGTGTCTCTGATCGCTATCTTGATCAAGTGCAGCGTGCGCAACGCGACCCGGAGGCCTTCTGGCTGTCGCAGGCGCGCAGACTGGTGTGGCACCAAGCTCCCTCCCACGCCTCCCGCTCCGATTTTGGTGGGGATGTCCGTATTGCTTGGTACGAGGACGGCCAGCTTAATGTGGCCGAAAACTGCCTAGACCGCCACGTGCTCAACCAGCCGGACAAAACCGCCCTGATCTGGGAAGGGCAGGAAGATGGGCAAAGGGTGGAGCTCACCTACCGGGAGCTGCACGCACAGGTTTGCCGTCTTGCCAATACACTGCGCAGGCTGGGGGTTGGTAAGGGCGACCGTGTTGCCATCCACCTGCCTATGGTGGCGGAAGGTGTGATTTCCATGCTGGCCTGCGCGCGCATTGGCGCCATCCATGTTGTGCTGTTTGGTGGTTTTTCGGCCGAGGGGCTGGCGGAACGGCTGACCGATAGCGGGGCTGTTGTGGTTATTACGGCAGATGTGGCGCGGCGTGGCGCCAAGACTATCCCCAGCAAAATCACCATGGATGAGGCGCTGGCCGCCTGTGGCGCCAAATGTGCCGTGCGGCATGTGCTGGTCGTGCCGGTTACGGGGGCGGAAGTGCCGATGCAACCGGGGCGGGACCTCTCCTTTGCGGCGGAAGTGGCCATGGAAATGCCGGACTGCCCGGCAGAAGTCATGGATGCCTGCGACCCGCTGTTTCTTATGTACACCTCTGGCAGCACGGGGCGGCCCAAAGGCGTTGTGCACGGCACGGGCGGGTATCTGGTCTGGGCTTCCTATACGCATGAAGTGGTGTTTGGTGCCCAGCCGACAGACGTGTTCTGGTGCACGGCAGATACAAGCTGGATTACGGGGCACACCTATGTAGTTTACGGGCCGCTGTGTAATGGCGGTACGGTGCTGATTTACGAGGGCCTGCCCTCATGGCCGCAGCCGGGTCGCTGGTGGGATGTTATCGACCGTAACAACGTAACCGTATTTTACACGTCTCCCACTGTGGTGCGTGCCGCCATGCGGGAAGACGCGGATGTGGTGCGCAGCCGCTCGCTGGCCAGCCTGCGTGTGCTGGGTACGGTGGGCGAACCCATTAGCCCTGAGGCATGGCAGTGGTTTTATGACGAGGTCGGCCGGAAGTGCTGCCCTGTGGTGGATACATGGTGGCAGACTGAAACCGGCGGCGTGATGATAACCGCCAGCGCCGGACAGGTGCGTGGCAAACCGGGTGCTGCCGGGCTGCCTCTGCCGGGGGTTGAAGCTGTGCTGGTGGATGCGCAGTCGCAGCAGGAAGTAACCGGTGTGGGCGATGGCCTGCTGTGCATGGCCCGGTCTTGGCCCGGTCAGGCGATGACCCTGTGGCAGGATCATGCCCGTTTCCGCCAGACCTACTTTACCACCTGCCCCGGTCGCTACTTCTCCGGGGATGGTGCCCGGCGCGAGGGGGATGGTTACTTCTGGATTACCGGCCGGGTGGATGATGTGGTCAATGTTTCTGGCCACCGCATTGGCACGGCGGAAATTGAAGATGCCGTTGCAACAGATGCTGAGGTGGTGGAAAGCGCCGCTGTTGGTGTGCCGCATGACCTTAAAGGGCAGGGGCTGGTTGTGTTTGTTGTGCCGCGGATGGAAGGCAGTCTGGACCCCGCAGCCGTCCGTCGTGCCATTGCTGACGGGGTGGGCCGTTACGCGGTGCCAGAGCAGATTTACGTTGTGCGTGATCTACCAAAAACCCGATCTGGCAAAATTGTCCGTCGCCTGCTGCGCAAAATTGCGTCTCACGACCTAAGCAATCTGGGCGACCTTTCCACTCTGTCTGATCCAGATATTGTGGAGGAAATTATTGCGCAGGTCGCCGGGCAGGAAAGCTGA
- a CDS encoding MlaE family ABC transporter permease, translating to MDMVLDLVAHTGRTTLSLVRSAGALALFALAGLSHIVRPPFYGRVFVRTFLETGFFSLPVVALTALFSGGVIALQSYTGFAQYHAQSAIAGIVVLAVTRELGPVLAGLMVAGRVGAAMAAQIGTMRVTDQIDALTTLSTNPMKYLVAPRLLAGIVALPLLVLVADVLGVAGGFTVAVVKLGFSPTAYITATLNSVKVMDVTVGLIKAALFGFLIALMGCYYGYNSKGGAEGVGSATTSAVVVASILLLAFDYLITDLFFSQ from the coding sequence ATGGATATGGTGCTTGATCTTGTGGCCCATACAGGCCGCACCACACTCTCGCTTGTCCGCAGTGCTGGCGCTCTGGCGCTGTTTGCACTGGCTGGGCTGTCCCACATTGTGCGGCCCCCGTTCTACGGGCGGGTTTTTGTTCGCACGTTTTTGGAAACCGGCTTTTTCTCTCTTCCCGTTGTCGCTCTTACCGCCCTGTTTTCTGGCGGGGTCATTGCATTGCAATCCTACACCGGTTTTGCGCAGTACCATGCCCAAAGCGCCATTGCCGGCATTGTGGTTCTGGCCGTCACGCGTGAGTTGGGACCCGTGCTGGCGGGCCTTATGGTGGCTGGTCGTGTAGGGGCCGCCATGGCCGCGCAAATCGGCACCATGCGGGTCACGGATCAGATTGATGCGCTAACCACCCTTTCCACCAACCCCATGAAGTATCTGGTCGCCCCGCGCCTGTTGGCTGGCATAGTTGCCCTGCCCCTGCTTGTGCTGGTGGCGGACGTGCTGGGGGTTGCCGGGGGCTTTACGGTTGCCGTGGTCAAACTGGGTTTTTCCCCCACCGCCTATATTACAGCGACCCTGAACTCCGTTAAGGTCATGGATGTTACTGTCGGGCTGATTAAGGCGGCCCTGTTCGGGTTCCTGATCGCGCTGATGGGGTGCTACTATGGCTATAACAGCAAGGGCGGGGCCGAAGGCGTTGGGTCTGCCACCACGTCTGCCGTGGTGGTGGCCTCCATTTTGCTCCTCGCCTTTGATTATCTGATTACAGACCTGTTTTTCTCACAATGA
- a CDS encoding GntR family transcriptional regulator produces MLPASLFKSVEIAPHGTASESICTALRKAILEDQLPAGRSLPQSELATGFGVSIIPVREALKHLEAEGLVAFTPNKGALVLGMDAADILEYSQIRALLEEQAAAEGVRNMTRVNFARVEDAYEAFVAGLDGPQGMIRSGALNRAFHNAIYEAAPRPRLLEMIEDLHTRLDRYIRGHLVLEGRKDITNAEHKAILDACRNRDADLCAKLTRTHILEASRISVDVFRRRQADHTAS; encoded by the coding sequence ATGCTGCCTGCCAGCCTTTTCAAAAGTGTTGAAATCGCGCCGCATGGCACAGCGTCGGAGAGCATCTGCACAGCTTTGCGCAAAGCCATTCTGGAAGACCAGTTACCCGCAGGCCGGTCCCTGCCTCAGTCGGAACTGGCAACGGGGTTTGGGGTCAGCATCATCCCCGTGCGTGAAGCTCTTAAACACCTGGAGGCCGAAGGGCTGGTGGCCTTTACGCCCAACAAGGGCGCTCTGGTTCTGGGCATGGATGCGGCAGATATTCTGGAATACTCCCAGATTCGCGCCCTGCTGGAAGAACAGGCGGCGGCTGAGGGCGTGCGCAACATGACACGTGTGAACTTTGCCCGCGTGGAGGACGCTTACGAAGCCTTTGTAGCGGGGCTGGACGGGCCGCAGGGTATGATTCGCTCCGGGGCGCTGAACCGCGCGTTTCATAACGCCATTTATGAAGCTGCTCCCCGCCCCCGGCTGCTGGAAATGATAGAAGACCTGCATACGCGGCTGGACCGCTACATACGCGGCCATCTGGTGCTTGAAGGCCGTAAAGACATAACAAATGCCGAGCACAAAGCCATTCTGGATGCCTGCCGTAACCGTGACGCAGACCTATGCGCCAAATTGACGCGCACCCATATTCTGGAAGCCTCCAGAATCTCGGTCGATGTCTTCCGGCGTCGGCAGGCCGATCACACGGCGTCCTGA
- a CDS encoding amino acid permease produces MAEPNTKSAVKPATGLRSRHIAMIALGGTIGAGLFVGSGAAIEATGPAVLLAFLMVGLLVILVMRMLGEMVVADPGRGSFVEYIRAAHGDKVGFTSGWLYWFFWVVVLGSEAIAGAILLQDWVHLPIWVLSIGLIGLLKLVNFAAPRVFGECEFWLSAVKVFSILAFVAVGALYVVHVFGPGVPVWHNLMGHGGFFPHGIVALLSIIPTILFTMMGSEIATVAAGESPEPDKNVARVTRSLGTRITLFYLASVAMILLVVPWTSIVSGRSPFVTAMDTMGIPGAGMMMRIVVLSAILSCLNSAMYITSRVLTELAAQGDAPAFLTRRSASAAPRMAITVSSIAGTLVAFSSILAPQTIFAFLLSCSGGVILLIYSLIVTAYITTRFAARRNGTEKDNYTLFLFPFCNYATLAGVVLVFIAMLINPEERMTALATLGTSVVCYGMASYFVMRNKRNA; encoded by the coding sequence ATGGCTGAGCCGAACACCAAGTCTGCCGTTAAACCTGCCACCGGGTTACGCAGCCGCCACATCGCCATGATCGCGCTGGGCGGCACTATTGGCGCGGGGCTGTTTGTGGGCAGCGGGGCAGCTATTGAGGCAACAGGTCCGGCCGTTTTGCTGGCTTTTTTGATGGTTGGCCTGCTGGTCATTCTGGTCATGCGGATGCTGGGCGAAATGGTGGTGGCGGACCCCGGCCGTGGGTCGTTTGTTGAATATATTCGTGCAGCACACGGGGACAAGGTCGGCTTTACGTCTGGTTGGCTTTACTGGTTTTTCTGGGTTGTGGTGCTGGGGAGCGAAGCCATAGCCGGGGCGATTCTGCTGCAGGATTGGGTGCATCTGCCCATATGGGTGCTGTCCATTGGGTTGATTGGTTTGTTGAAGCTGGTCAATTTTGCCGCGCCCCGTGTGTTTGGGGAGTGTGAGTTCTGGCTTTCCGCGGTCAAGGTTTTCAGCATTCTGGCTTTTGTCGCGGTTGGCGCGCTGTATGTAGTGCATGTTTTTGGCCCCGGCGTGCCGGTCTGGCATAACCTGATGGGGCATGGCGGCTTTTTCCCGCACGGGATTGTCGCACTTCTGTCCATTATCCCCACCATTCTGTTCACCATGATGGGGTCGGAAATTGCGACGGTTGCTGCGGGGGAATCCCCCGAGCCGGATAAAAATGTGGCCCGTGTAACCCGCAGTCTGGGCACCCGCATTACCCTGTTCTACCTTGCGTCCGTTGCCATGATTCTGCTCGTGGTGCCGTGGACCAGCATTGTTTCTGGCCGGTCGCCCTTTGTCACGGCCATGGATACAATGGGTATTCCCGGTGCGGGTATGATGATGCGCATTGTGGTGTTGAGCGCCATTCTCTCCTGCCTCAACTCCGCCATGTATATTACGTCACGCGTGCTGACCGAGCTGGCTGCACAGGGCGATGCCCCGGCGTTTCTGACCCGCCGTTCCGCCAGCGCGGCACCCCGCATGGCCATTACGGTCAGCAGTATTGCGGGCACGCTTGTGGCGTTTTCGTCCATCCTTGCGCCGCAAACCATTTTTGCTTTTCTGCTAAGCTGTAGCGGTGGTGTGATCCTGCTGATTTATAGCCTGATTGTAACGGCCTACATTACCACCCGTTTTGCCGCTCGCCGGAACGGTACGGAAAAAGATAATTACACGCTGTTCCTGTTCCCGTTCTGCAATTACGCAACGCTTGCCGGTGTTGTGCTGGTTTTTATTGCCATGCTGATTAATCCGGAAGAACGGATGACCGCGCTGGCGACCTTGGGCACCTCGGTAGTCTGCTACGGCATGGCATCTTACTTTGTCATGCGGAACAAGCGGAACGCCTGA
- a CDS encoding DUF423 domain-containing protein: MLTGPFLTRLWRICGALLVATGTIMGALTAHLPDAHFAEGGRAIARSAMEMQMWQGLALVALGLGLTQRPNRLLLCGGCGVLLGTLLFCAGVYDTAFTGHHGSHIAPSGGSLLIASWLALAIGWMRRA, translated from the coding sequence ATGCTAACCGGACCTTTTCTTACACGCCTATGGCGCATCTGCGGTGCACTCCTTGTTGCAACGGGCACCATTATGGGCGCGTTAACCGCCCACCTGCCCGATGCCCACTTTGCCGAAGGTGGGCGGGCCATAGCACGCAGCGCCATGGAAATGCAGATGTGGCAGGGGCTGGCCCTTGTCGCCCTTGGTCTAGGGCTGACCCAGCGCCCCAACCGGCTACTTCTGTGCGGGGGCTGTGGCGTGTTGTTGGGCACGCTTCTGTTTTGCGCAGGTGTGTACGATACGGCTTTTACCGGCCACCACGGCAGCCACATTGCCCCTTCGGGCGGTAGCCTTCTCATTGCCTCGTGGCTGGCGCTGGCCATTGGCTGGATGCGCCGGGCATGA
- the putA gene encoding bifunctional proline dehydrogenase/L-glutamate gamma-semialdehyde dehydrogenase PutA, producing MSERKNHYEAKTTCTPAGTVWRLIRMNNVMSSTDTFAPDFTSRTPLRKAIIEAIRRPEQTCIEDLAPAATLSAPEDDAVAAVATRLAETLRSQRNPGLVETLVQEFALSSAEGVALMCLAEALLRIPDVATRDALIQDKIGESNWLSHVARGKPLFANAAAWGLALTGRVVAEHNDKTLSGALMGFVERSTRPVIRKAVDAAMRLMGEQFVLGQTIEQARKNSAKLEEIGFSYSYDMLGEAAYTAADAQRYRQDYLNAINVIGRSAKGANVYERPGISIKLSALHPRYARAQHARVMAELLPIVQELTLLARQYDIGINIDAEESERLDISLDLLEALCATPGLEKWNGIGFVVQAYGKRAPFVLDYIIDLARRTNRRIMVRLVKGAYWDSEIKKAQVDGMADYPVYTRKCHTDISYIACARKLLNARDVIFPQFATHNARTLSTIYTLAGKKFEIGSYEFQCLHGMGEPLYRQVVGVDKLNRPTRIYAPVGTHETLLAYLVRRLLENGANSSFVNQIGDSSIAVATLIEDPVTSARRYTPFGAPHSEICTPQNLFAPERQNSAGLDLADDKVLETLATGIKAAPRQWEAAPLVPNAPTAGTPRPVTNPADRRDVVGHVTYATADTVTLAVNAAQKGYADWSAQPPAARADCLLKAADLLEERHPALMALICREAGKSLPNAVAEIREAVDFLRYYAATIRRDFNNTTHVPLGTVACISPWNFPLAIFIGQIAAALAAGNAVIAKPAEETPLIAAVATNILYEAGVPTTALQLLPGEGDVGAALVADARVMGVMFTGSTAVAQFINRQLQDRRTATGQPVPFIAETGGQNAMIVDSSALAEQVVTDVLASAFDSAGQRCSALRILCVQDDCADHVLAMLRGAMRELRLGNPSALSTDVGPVITPEAASGITAHIDAFRSRNAPVHALPLPEACAHGSFVPPTLIEVMSIREVGQEVFGPVLHVLRYPRAQLTNVLADINATGYGLTFGLHTRLDSTIQSVLEQVEAGNLYVNRNTIGAVVGVQPFGGRGLSGTGPKAGGPLILRRLLAQVPALPQIVRGSTPQPMAAWTDWLRTQGQSQAAQRAHALASQPVTNGQMTLPGPVGELNLYKLGARGTILCMAQTQTGLYDQISLALAGGNTAAIMADAAVLAPLDALPASIRSFVRPVSSANSLPCSILLSEEDNDAFRATRTMLSAGNGPIVSAYITGEGLPSIEVVLEEQSRSINTTAAGGNASLMTLN from the coding sequence GTGTCAGAGCGGAAAAATCATTATGAAGCCAAAACCACCTGCACACCCGCAGGCACGGTCTGGCGGTTGATCCGGATGAACAACGTCATGTCCTCCACAGACACATTCGCTCCTGACTTCACCTCCCGCACACCACTGCGCAAAGCCATTATTGAGGCCATTCGCCGCCCTGAGCAGACGTGCATTGAGGATCTGGCCCCCGCCGCCACCCTGAGCGCTCCAGAAGATGACGCCGTGGCAGCCGTGGCCACCAGACTGGCCGAAACCCTGCGCAGCCAGCGCAACCCCGGACTGGTGGAAACACTGGTGCAGGAATTTGCCCTTTCCTCCGCCGAGGGGGTGGCCCTGATGTGTCTGGCAGAAGCGCTGCTGCGTATTCCCGATGTCGCAACGCGGGACGCCCTCATTCAGGATAAGATTGGGGAAAGCAACTGGCTGTCCCACGTTGCGCGCGGCAAGCCGCTCTTTGCCAATGCCGCCGCATGGGGGCTGGCTCTGACAGGCCGCGTAGTGGCCGAACATAATGACAAAACACTGTCTGGCGCACTCATGGGTTTTGTGGAGCGGAGCACACGCCCCGTTATCCGCAAGGCGGTCGATGCCGCCATGCGCCTGATGGGCGAGCAATTCGTGCTGGGCCAGACCATTGAGCAGGCCCGCAAGAACAGTGCAAAGCTGGAGGAGATTGGCTTCTCCTACTCCTACGACATGCTGGGCGAGGCCGCCTACACCGCCGCCGATGCCCAGCGTTACCGGCAGGACTACCTGAACGCTATTAACGTTATTGGCCGCAGCGCCAAAGGGGCCAATGTTTACGAACGCCCCGGTATTTCCATCAAACTTTCCGCCCTGCACCCGCGCTATGCCCGCGCGCAACATGCCCGCGTCATGGCGGAGCTGCTGCCCATCGTGCAGGAACTGACCCTACTGGCCCGCCAGTATGACATTGGCATCAACATTGATGCGGAAGAGAGCGAACGGCTCGACATTTCGCTCGACCTGCTCGAAGCCCTGTGCGCCACACCGGGGTTGGAAAAATGGAATGGCATTGGCTTTGTTGTTCAGGCCTATGGCAAACGCGCGCCATTTGTTCTGGATTACATTATTGACCTTGCCCGCCGCACCAACCGCCGCATTATGGTCCGCCTTGTTAAAGGCGCTTACTGGGACAGCGAAATTAAAAAGGCACAGGTCGATGGTATGGCGGACTACCCGGTTTATACCCGCAAGTGCCATACGGACATCAGCTACATTGCCTGCGCGCGCAAACTGCTGAACGCGCGGGATGTAATTTTTCCGCAATTTGCCACGCACAATGCCCGCACGCTCTCCACCATCTACACACTCGCTGGCAAAAAATTCGAGATTGGCTCTTACGAATTCCAATGTCTACATGGCATGGGCGAGCCCCTGTACCGGCAGGTTGTTGGGGTGGATAAACTAAACCGACCCACCCGCATTTATGCCCCCGTTGGCACGCATGAGACACTGCTGGCCTATTTGGTGCGCCGTCTGCTGGAAAACGGAGCAAATTCCTCCTTCGTCAACCAGATTGGCGATAGTTCCATTGCCGTGGCAACGTTGATTGAAGACCCCGTAACCTCAGCCCGGCGCTATACGCCTTTTGGCGCCCCCCATTCCGAAATCTGCACGCCACAGAACCTGTTTGCACCAGAACGCCAGAACTCCGCAGGGCTTGATCTGGCAGATGACAAAGTGCTGGAAACACTGGCAACCGGCATAAAGGCTGCTCCCCGGCAGTGGGAAGCAGCACCCCTTGTGCCAAATGCCCCAACCGCAGGCACTCCCCGCCCCGTAACCAACCCGGCCGACCGGCGGGATGTTGTTGGTCACGTCACCTACGCCACGGCAGACACGGTTACACTGGCGGTGAATGCGGCACAAAAAGGTTATGCGGACTGGTCCGCACAGCCCCCCGCTGCACGTGCGGATTGCCTGCTTAAAGCCGCAGACCTGCTGGAAGAACGACACCCGGCCCTTATGGCCCTGATCTGCCGCGAGGCTGGGAAGTCCCTCCCCAATGCGGTGGCCGAAATACGCGAGGCCGTGGACTTCCTCCGTTATTATGCAGCCACAATCCGCCGTGATTTTAACAATACAACTCATGTTCCTCTTGGAACCGTGGCGTGCATCAGCCCGTGGAACTTCCCGCTCGCCATCTTTATTGGCCAGATTGCCGCAGCCCTTGCCGCTGGCAACGCCGTTATTGCCAAACCGGCGGAAGAAACACCCCTTATTGCGGCAGTAGCAACCAACATCCTGTATGAAGCCGGAGTGCCTACTACGGCACTGCAACTCCTCCCCGGCGAGGGAGACGTGGGCGCGGCACTGGTGGCGGATGCCCGTGTTATGGGTGTTATGTTTACTGGCTCCACGGCGGTTGCCCAATTCATCAACCGCCAGTTGCAGGACCGCCGCACCGCCACGGGCCAGCCCGTGCCGTTTATTGCAGAAACAGGCGGCCAGAACGCCATGATTGTGGATTCGTCCGCATTGGCCGAACAGGTGGTGACGGATGTGCTGGCCTCGGCTTTTGATAGTGCCGGCCAGCGTTGTTCTGCCCTGCGTATCCTCTGCGTGCAGGATGACTGCGCAGACCATGTGCTGGCCATGCTGCGTGGCGCCATGCGTGAACTCCGGCTGGGTAACCCCTCGGCCCTGTCCACCGATGTGGGGCCTGTCATAACCCCGGAAGCGGCCAGTGGCATTACTGCGCATATTGATGCGTTCCGTAGCAGGAATGCACCTGTGCACGCCCTGCCTCTGCCAGAAGCCTGCGCACACGGCAGTTTTGTGCCACCAACACTTATTGAGGTCATGTCCATCCGTGAGGTTGGGCAGGAGGTGTTTGGCCCGGTCCTGCATGTACTGCGTTACCCACGCGCACAGCTTACCAACGTGTTGGCAGACATTAACGCCACAGGTTACGGCCTGACTTTTGGCCTGCACACACGGCTGGATTCCACCATTCAGAGCGTTCTGGAGCAGGTGGAAGCTGGCAACCTGTATGTTAATCGCAACACCATTGGTGCGGTTGTTGGCGTGCAGCCATTTGGTGGTCGCGGCCTATCTGGCACGGGACCAAAGGCTGGCGGGCCGCTCATTCTGCGCCGCCTGCTTGCTCAGGTTCCTGCGCTGCCCCAAATTGTACGCGGTAGCACCCCCCAGCCCATGGCAGCATGGACCGACTGGCTCCGCACCCAAGGCCAGAGTCAGGCGGCCCAACGGGCCCATGCCCTTGCCAGCCAGCCCGTTACCAATGGCCAGATGACCCTGCCTGGCCCTGTGGGAGAACTAAACCTGTACAAACTGGGCGCACGTGGCACCATATTGTGCATGGCCCAGACCCAGACAGGCCTGTACGACCAAATCTCGCTCGCACTGGCGGGGGGCAACACTGCTGCCATTATGGCGGATGCCGCTGTATTAGCGCCTCTGGATGCACTTCCTGCATCCATCCGGTCGTTTGTTCGCCCCGTTTCCTCTGCTAACTCCCTGCCATGCAGCATTCTGCTCAGCGAGGAAGATAATGACGCCTTCCGCGCCACTCGCACAATGCTAAGTGCTGGCAATGGTCCCATTGTTTCGGCCTACATCACAGGGGAAGGCCTCCCTTCCATTGAGGTCGTGCTGGAGGAACAGTCCCGGAGCATTAACACTACGGCGGCAGGCGGGAATGCCAGCCTGATGACGCTGAACTAG
- a CDS encoding SAM-dependent methyltransferase, translating into MSNSIQAAWLAADGLKHVLQEDLLLRGVNITHWHGRLALSTQKPVYSPWALDIWTAPQRTSITSIRNASDTLRAIQRNWSLYAVDCFRRSGLIEQKLPPVKAAPLVFPTLPPTSPLGAWTLLDTSTLLFSASKSSPFVNGAPEFVENRTDPPSRAYLKLWEACTRLGRWPAAGERCYDLGATPGGWTWALATLGAQVTAFDRAPLAPSVAAMPGVSFQQASAFGLDPKLLPATDWVFSDIIAYPQRLLRLTRAWIDSGQTKNIVLTVKFQGETDHETVAAFESIPGSALAHLAHNKHELTFFWSQEAAIKGVSPLPSTGL; encoded by the coding sequence ATGAGCAACTCCATACAAGCCGCATGGCTGGCCGCCGATGGACTAAAGCACGTTCTGCAGGAGGACCTGCTGCTTCGTGGTGTCAACATTACCCACTGGCACGGCAGGCTCGCCCTCTCCACTCAGAAACCCGTCTATTCCCCTTGGGCGCTGGATATATGGACAGCCCCACAACGCACCAGCATTACCTCCATCCGCAATGCGTCGGACACGCTGCGCGCCATCCAACGCAACTGGAGCCTATACGCGGTTGACTGCTTCCGCCGGTCCGGGCTGATTGAACAGAAATTGCCGCCCGTCAAAGCTGCGCCGCTGGTTTTTCCTACGCTGCCACCCACCAGCCCACTGGGCGCGTGGACGCTGCTGGATACATCCACCCTTCTGTTTTCAGCCTCCAAAAGCAGTCCGTTTGTCAACGGCGCTCCCGAATTTGTAGAAAACCGGACAGACCCACCATCCCGCGCGTACCTCAAACTCTGGGAAGCCTGCACACGGCTTGGCCGTTGGCCCGCTGCGGGAGAGCGGTGTTACGATCTGGGGGCAACTCCAGGCGGGTGGACATGGGCTTTGGCAACCCTTGGGGCACAGGTTACCGCGTTTGACCGTGCACCTCTGGCCCCATCAGTTGCCGCCATGCCCGGTGTCAGCTTCCAGCAGGCCAGCGCCTTTGGTCTGGACCCCAAGCTGCTCCCGGCAACGGACTGGGTTTTCTCCGATATTATTGCCTACCCCCAACGCCTGCTCCGCCTGACCCGCGCATGGATTGACTCCGGGCAGACCAAAAACATTGTGCTGACCGTCAAATTTCAGGGCGAGACTGACCACGAAACCGTGGCGGCATTTGAAAGCATACCGGGCAGCGCACTGGCCCATCTGGCGCATAACAAACATGAACTGACGTTTTTCTGGAGTCAGGAGGCTGCCATCAAAGGCGTCTCTCCCCTTCCTTCCACCGGGCTTTAA
- a CDS encoding YoaK family protein yields MTTRAGHDAKLVIAILLVTMAMGMLDAISLLHLKIFAGYMTATIILMAVNIATSQAIVLSGLEAIGFYFLGAMLGGRLVRRQRSVRATVGDILLGVGAMVGLAAWIWHANIPGDIYITLGVLSFAMGLQTSATRHAKLPDMVLPAATMVLHGLAHNSSAAGGNSTGTLRRVAAIFSLFVGAAIGTLVSDRSVSLGIALAGGTIIVAGGLLLLRKHPLAFHLDRMSIP; encoded by the coding sequence ATGACAACCCGCGCGGGGCATGATGCCAAACTGGTCATCGCCATTCTGCTTGTTACCATGGCCATGGGCATGCTGGACGCCATCTCTCTGCTGCATCTCAAGATTTTTGCAGGCTACATGACCGCCACCATCATTCTGATGGCTGTCAACATTGCAACATCTCAGGCCATTGTTCTGTCTGGTCTGGAAGCCATTGGCTTTTATTTTCTCGGCGCCATGCTTGGCGGGCGTCTTGTCCGTCGGCAGCGGAGCGTTAGAGCAACTGTTGGAGATATTCTGCTTGGTGTTGGCGCCATGGTCGGCCTTGCCGCATGGATCTGGCACGCCAACATTCCGGGCGATATTTACATTACGCTGGGTGTTCTGTCTTTTGCCATGGGATTACAGACTTCAGCCACACGGCACGCCAAACTGCCCGATATGGTTTTGCCCGCAGCCACCATGGTGCTGCATGGCCTTGCCCATAACAGCTCCGCCGCCGGTGGGAACAGCACAGGCACCCTGCGCCGCGTGGCGGCTATTTTCAGCCTGTTTGTGGGGGCCGCCATTGGCACCCTTGTTTCGGACAGAAGCGTCTCTTTGGGCATAGCACTGGCGGGAGGCACCATTATTGTTGCAGGGGGGCTGCTGCTACTCCGCAAGCATCCGCTAGCCTTCCATCTGGACCGGATGAGTATTCCCTGA
- a CDS encoding DUF1653 domain-containing protein has product MSEQTSPNAMPDQTEHPRPGLYRHYKGGLYTVLCVGRHSETEEWLVTYRSNALGSYWVRPLAMWQQNVNGVPRFTYIGTPEQQDGA; this is encoded by the coding sequence ATGTCCGAACAGACAAGCCCCAATGCCATGCCGGACCAGACCGAACACCCCAGACCCGGCCTTTACCGCCATTATAAAGGTGGACTGTACACGGTTCTTTGCGTGGGCCGCCACAGCGAGACAGAAGAATGGCTGGTGACTTATCGCAGCAACGCACTGGGCAGTTACTGGGTACGCCCGCTGGCCATGTGGCAGCAAAATGTTAACGGTGTGCCCCGCTTTACGTATATCGGCACACCAGAACAGCAGGATGGTGCATAG